Proteins from a genomic interval of Bradyrhizobium sp. CCBAU 53340:
- a CDS encoding haloacid dehalogenase type II — translation MSIKAVVFDAYGTLYDIQSVAEITEDAFPGYGEIITQVWRIKQLEYSWLRSLMRRYQDFAAVTRDSLAYTLRVLGLAYETDAFERVIEKYLHLDLYPDATTALAALRPRKLAILSNGSPDMLNALVRNSGLDRLLDATISVDAKKVFKPSPEAYKLIGEVLGTAPEEVLFVSSNPWDVAGAKSFGLNVAWIERVTPEAMALACVENELVAPLTMFRAIRTQMDELGLAPDYRVRSLSELPAVAARP, via the coding sequence ATGAGCATCAAAGCCGTCGTGTTCGACGCCTACGGGACGCTCTACGACATCCAGTCGGTCGCTGAGATCACCGAGGATGCGTTTCCGGGCTATGGCGAGATCATCACGCAGGTCTGGCGGATCAAGCAGCTCGAATACAGCTGGCTGCGCTCGCTGATGCGGCGCTACCAGGATTTTGCGGCCGTGACGCGCGACTCGCTGGCCTATACGCTGCGCGTGCTCGGGCTTGCCTATGAGACCGACGCATTCGAGCGCGTGATCGAGAAGTACCTGCATCTCGATCTCTATCCGGATGCGACCACCGCGCTCGCGGCCTTGAGGCCGCGAAAGCTTGCCATCCTGTCCAATGGCAGCCCGGACATGCTGAACGCGCTAGTGCGCAATTCCGGCCTCGATCGCCTGCTCGATGCCACCATCAGCGTCGATGCGAAGAAGGTCTTCAAGCCGAGCCCGGAGGCCTATAAGCTGATCGGCGAAGTGCTCGGCACTGCGCCTGAGGAGGTACTGTTCGTCTCCTCCAATCCTTGGGACGTCGCCGGCGCAAAATCATTTGGGCTCAACGTCGCCTGGATCGAGCGGGTGACGCCGGAGGCGATGGCGCTGGCTTGCGTCGAGAACGAACTCGTGGCACCGCTGACGATGTTCAGGGCGATCCGCACCCAGATGGACGAGCTCGGCCTTGCGCCGGATTATCGGGTTCGTTCGCTATCGGAGCTGCCCGCCGTTGCCGCCCGCCCGTAA
- a CDS encoding YbaK/EbsC family protein translates to MSLESVRAFFAEKAPDISVMESPISSATVTLAAEAYGVEPGMIAKTLSLRVGERVILIVAAGTSRMDNRKVKAQFGGKPKMLGLEEVADITGHEVGGVCPFGLKSPLPVYCDMSLKAFEVVVPAAGSTHSAVRITPDRMAELTSAEWVDVCEHKS, encoded by the coding sequence ATGAGCCTGGAATCCGTTCGCGCCTTTTTCGCCGAGAAAGCCCCCGACATCTCTGTCATGGAATCCCCGATCAGCTCGGCGACCGTGACGCTGGCCGCCGAAGCCTATGGCGTCGAGCCCGGCATGATCGCCAAGACTCTGTCCTTGCGCGTCGGCGAGCGCGTGATCCTGATCGTCGCCGCCGGCACCTCGCGCATGGACAACAGGAAGGTGAAGGCGCAGTTCGGCGGCAAGCCGAAGATGCTGGGGCTGGAAGAGGTCGCCGACATCACCGGCCACGAGGTCGGCGGCGTCTGCCCGTTCGGGCTGAAATCGCCGCTGCCGGTCTATTGCGACATGTCGCTGAAGGCGTTCGAGGTCGTGGTGCCGGCCGCGGGGTCGACCCACAGCGCCGTCCGCATCACACCGGATCGGATGGCTGAGCTGACCTCGGCCGAATGGGTCGATGTCTGCGAGCACAAATCCTAG
- a CDS encoding LysR family transcriptional regulator, whose product MAKLPDFEALAIFAKVVELRSFAGAASELAMSKATVSKAVTRLEERLGARLFNRTSRRLALTDAGHKLADRATRLLADGEAAENEALAQSVAPRGLVRLAVPMTFGIKAVAPLLPEFFETYPEVSVDLHLSDATVDLIGEGFDMAVRIARLPDSSLIARRLFTMPRFTVAAPSYLKKHGRPTHPMHLAEHKCFAYAYLSTPNVWHYTNSAGEQASVRPGGQLRVNNGEAVMPSLLSGLGIAELPEFIVGEAISSGAVEVILKDWKQAEGAVHLVTPPGGPRPARVEALSDFLAAKLPGTCKRRPKKGGKAG is encoded by the coding sequence ATGGCCAAACTCCCCGACTTCGAGGCGCTCGCGATCTTCGCAAAAGTCGTGGAATTGCGGTCGTTTGCGGGAGCTGCGAGCGAGCTCGCGATGTCCAAGGCGACGGTGTCGAAGGCGGTCACGCGGCTGGAGGAGCGTCTCGGCGCCCGGCTGTTCAACCGCACCTCGCGCCGCCTCGCGCTGACCGACGCCGGCCACAAGCTCGCCGATCGCGCCACGCGCCTGCTCGCCGATGGTGAAGCGGCCGAGAACGAGGCACTGGCGCAGTCGGTCGCGCCACGCGGCCTGGTGCGGCTCGCGGTGCCCATGACGTTCGGGATCAAGGCGGTGGCGCCGCTGCTGCCGGAGTTTTTCGAGACCTATCCGGAGGTCTCGGTCGATCTTCATTTGAGCGATGCGACTGTCGATCTGATCGGCGAAGGTTTTGACATGGCGGTGCGGATCGCGCGGCTGCCGGATTCCTCGCTGATCGCGCGCCGGCTCTTCACCATGCCGCGCTTCACGGTGGCGGCGCCGTCCTATCTCAAGAAGCACGGCCGGCCGACGCATCCGATGCATCTGGCCGAGCACAAATGCTTCGCTTACGCCTATCTCTCGACGCCCAATGTCTGGCACTACACCAATTCCGCCGGTGAGCAGGCCAGCGTTCGGCCCGGCGGCCAGCTCCGCGTCAACAATGGCGAAGCCGTGATGCCCTCGCTGCTATCGGGCCTCGGCATCGCCGAGCTGCCCGAATTCATCGTCGGCGAGGCCATCTCCTCCGGCGCCGTCGAAGTGATCCTGAAAGACTGGAAGCAGGCCGAAGGCGCCGTGCACCTCGTCACTCCACCCGGCGGCCCGCGCCCCGCGCGCGTCGAAGCGCTCAGCGATTTTCTCGCAGCGAAGTTGCCGGGTACCTGCAAGCGGCGGCCGAAGAAGGGCGGGAAGGCGGGGTAG